One segment of Streptomyces bathyalis DNA contains the following:
- a CDS encoding non-ribosomal peptide synthetase, whose amino-acid sequence MADHHTARVPMSPAGREIWRRTPDAAAGCAGRCVAEVVEIRGPLDTALFEDAVRTVTGESEALRLRIAENAATQGDANGPQLAEAPGGANGQGHGGANGEGHGGARHGEEPPDLEADGGFPLPLVDVSAEADPVAAAEEWERAELARPLEPQGALSGQALIRLAGDRFRWFHRHHPSVLDAFGCALVTRRVAEVYTARKEGWPHEDDRLVPLSALDAEDAEYRASQVPDEDRDFWLSRYAGRPEPLSLATGPQVADRAAFSSPSHARSRTVALTAEASARVRDATRHTGTDPGAVLLAAVAAYVHRLTGGTDVVLGLPVDGRTSRSSRRVPGAAGDVAALRATVAPGTAFTRLVREVALESRRVRRHQRFRHEELCDRLGVSGRGGGLYGPVVDVRTAAHEIRFGDHPASVRRTGAEEAGELRVVIDEDPADRTLGITFTGAADRYTAAELDAHRARFERLLAAAADAPERPVGALDLLDPGERRTVLSWAQGGGTAPSAQGGLLPALFEEAAARHADAVALTDRSGSLTYRELDERANRLARLLVERGAGPERVVGLMLPRSAGTVVAMLAVLKAGAAYLPLDPAYPVERLRFMVRDARPSCVLTDAAGADRDVAGASLIVLDDARTAQELERRSPAPLTDADRAAPLLPSHPAYVIYTSGSSGTPKGVVVAHGNVSALIAWARDEFGPGVLQHTLAATSFSFDVSVAEIFPALTTGGRVEVVRDLLALLDGDPPCWSGGLVCAIPSVLAKLTEYGGLDLSASALSMAGEALPVSLAERVRKTMPGTRLLNVYGPTEATVYATAWADGSTPDGVTPPIGRPLGHVRTYVLDGSLQPVEPGRPGELYLAGAGLARGYLRRPGLSAEHFVADPFGPPGERMYRTGDLVRWLEDGQLDFLGRIDGQVKFRGFRIELGEVESVLGRHDGVAEAVCAVREDTEGEQRLTAYVVPSADGSGNAEPEALREWLAERLPAYLVPGAVTVLTELPRTPSGKLDREALPVPGPLSGAAERAVRPEQPEPEFAPAPPTEPVAPAEASAPAEAPASADAPMPPAAPETAAAPPAEPAAAAPAAVTEPVAATEPAESREDVVADVFASVLRLPEVAPDDSFFDLGGDSIVSIQLVSQLRKAGLVLTPQDVFEHKTVRALASVARETGRGADGGETTSGVGEVPLTPIVHWLRELDGPVDGFHQAVLLQVPGGLRQDVLTKAVQVLFDHHDALRLRLETSGKEWRLVVRPPGSVPAASCIRRIDVPESGGDLAGAIGREAARAKEELDVQAGTMVRVLWFDAGAEAPGRLMFMGHHLSVDGVSWRIIVPDLSSAYEALESGREPRLQPVETPLRHWGRALSAQAKEEQRLAELPLWTGMLATHGPQLANRPLDPARDTTGRARSHVLTYGAERARHLFTTIPSAFHCEINDVLLTALALAVRRCLGTEGESDVLIDVEGHGREPVVPGADLSRTVGWFTSMYPVRLAPGTVAPRDGQGYLQELGRALRRVKEQLRAIPDKGIGFGLLRYLNPETSAALAAAPPRHIGFNYFGRFLLPAAEGERDWAPAPETAMSAGADADMPLTHPLSINALTQDAEDGTELAVSFVWPEGVVDDEAVRALADAWFEILDSLAEYAAQPGAGGRTPSDFPLVSLDQDEIDELEDAHPDLEEILPLSPLQQGMLYHVLLGALADDGDDGEHGDSADETRNNLYTVQLALDLEGTLDARLMRDAAQALLQRHGNLRAAFVHDGMRQPVQVICGDAELPWRVADLSGFTGERLETESHRMMRSERGRPFDPARPPMVRMMLLTTGVNRWKLVMTTHHILLDGWSLPVLVRELFALYRKAVGATGGGDEDLPAIRPFREYLAWLENVEGDEAEAAWRDALSGLATTTRLAPEEDGRQPLPAAHVAVELTEETTTALVEMARRHGVTLNTVLQTCWGVLLGLETGNEDVVFGSVVSGRPAELPGVETMVGLFINTVPTRVRMVPDESLGTLLVRIQQEQTRLMPYHHIGLGEIRGITNMGDMFDTVMAFENYPVDGVTAQPAPGLTLAGASGDDAPHYPLGLIVSARGERLFLRLDYRPHLLQRDRVEALSSRFVQLLTTAAHDPARRVGDAGSGDGDAAGAAAPVGAATGVSTASGGQQGEQPKADPEHPEHQEQGREHAASGIGVLLPLRDSGGRPPLFCVHPAAGIAWSYAGLTTSLGAGQPVYGLQARGLDGTEVLPATIGEMAADYLAQVREVQPSGPYHLLGWSFGGLVAHEMAVQLQKSGERVGLLSVLDAFPSGPEGASGAQTASGAGTPEAAEPPADGGVGTVLGLLLEFFGYDPAAWAGETLTYPRFLEIARDRTGLLATFDESRVAAICRIFLNNGTLSRAHTPGRFAGDALVFAAQETDAQLASELWLPYLDGGKPEVRTVGHSHGEMGRPDALGEIGKVLLPRLQGDGDETTPGATP is encoded by the coding sequence ATGGCTGACCACCACACCGCGCGCGTCCCGATGTCACCGGCCGGGCGGGAGATCTGGCGCCGTACGCCGGACGCCGCCGCCGGATGCGCCGGCCGGTGCGTCGCCGAAGTCGTCGAGATACGCGGCCCGTTGGACACCGCGCTGTTCGAGGACGCGGTGCGCACGGTGACGGGGGAGAGCGAGGCGCTGCGCCTGCGCATCGCGGAGAACGCCGCCACACAGGGGGACGCCAACGGCCCCCAGCTCGCTGAAGCACCCGGCGGAGCGAACGGCCAGGGGCACGGCGGTGCGAACGGCGAGGGGCACGGCGGTGCGCGGCACGGGGAAGAGCCGCCGGACCTGGAGGCCGACGGCGGCTTTCCACTGCCGCTGGTCGACGTCAGTGCCGAGGCGGACCCCGTGGCGGCGGCGGAGGAGTGGGAACGTGCCGAACTGGCACGGCCGTTGGAGCCGCAAGGCGCACTGTCGGGCCAGGCGCTCATCCGCCTCGCGGGCGACCGCTTCCGCTGGTTCCACCGCCATCACCCCTCCGTGCTGGACGCCTTCGGCTGCGCCCTGGTCACCCGTCGCGTCGCCGAGGTGTACACGGCACGTAAGGAGGGCTGGCCGCACGAGGACGACAGGCTCGTACCGCTTTCGGCCCTGGACGCGGAGGACGCCGAGTACCGGGCCTCCCAAGTGCCCGACGAGGACCGCGACTTCTGGCTGAGCAGGTACGCCGGCCGGCCCGAGCCGCTCTCGCTCGCCACCGGCCCGCAGGTTGCCGACCGGGCGGCCTTCTCCTCGCCCAGCCACGCGCGCTCACGCACCGTAGCCCTCACCGCGGAGGCGAGCGCACGCGTACGGGACGCGACCCGGCACACCGGCACCGACCCCGGCGCGGTGCTGCTGGCCGCCGTGGCGGCGTACGTGCACCGGCTCACCGGCGGCACGGACGTGGTGCTCGGCCTGCCCGTCGACGGCCGCACCAGCCGCTCCTCCCGGCGGGTCCCGGGCGCGGCCGGGGACGTGGCGGCGCTGCGGGCGACCGTGGCGCCGGGGACCGCCTTCACCCGGCTCGTACGGGAAGTCGCGCTGGAGAGCCGCCGCGTCCGGCGCCATCAGCGGTTCCGGCACGAGGAGTTGTGCGACCGGCTCGGTGTCTCGGGTCGGGGCGGCGGCCTGTACGGACCGGTCGTCGACGTGCGCACGGCGGCGCACGAGATCCGCTTCGGCGACCACCCGGCCTCCGTGCGGCGCACCGGCGCCGAAGAAGCGGGGGAACTGCGCGTCGTCATCGACGAGGACCCCGCCGACCGCACCCTCGGCATCACCTTCACCGGCGCGGCCGACCGCTACACGGCTGCCGAACTCGACGCGCACAGGGCGCGGTTCGAGCGTCTCCTGGCGGCGGCAGCCGACGCTCCCGAGCGCCCGGTGGGCGCCCTGGACCTGCTGGACCCCGGTGAGCGGCGGACGGTGCTGTCCTGGGCGCAGGGCGGCGGGACGGCGCCTTCGGCGCAGGGAGGCCTGCTGCCCGCCCTGTTCGAGGAGGCGGCTGCCCGGCACGCGGACGCGGTGGCCTTGACCGACCGTTCGGGCAGCCTCACCTACCGGGAACTCGACGAGCGCGCCAACAGGCTGGCCCGTCTGCTCGTTGAACGCGGTGCGGGCCCCGAACGCGTCGTGGGCCTGATGCTGCCCCGTTCCGCCGGGACCGTCGTCGCGATGCTCGCGGTGCTGAAGGCCGGTGCCGCATACCTGCCGCTCGACCCCGCCTACCCGGTGGAGCGGCTGCGCTTCATGGTCCGCGACGCACGCCCTTCCTGTGTTCTGACCGACGCCGCCGGAGCGGACCGCGACGTCGCCGGAGCCTCGCTGATCGTCCTCGACGACGCCCGTACCGCGCAGGAGCTGGAGCGCCGTTCGCCGGCACCGCTGACCGACGCCGACCGTGCCGCACCGCTGCTGCCCTCGCACCCCGCGTACGTCATCTACACCTCCGGTTCCAGCGGAACCCCCAAGGGCGTCGTCGTCGCGCACGGCAACGTGAGCGCGCTGATCGCCTGGGCGAGGGACGAGTTCGGCCCCGGCGTGCTCCAACACACGCTTGCCGCCACGTCGTTCAGCTTCGACGTGTCGGTGGCCGAGATCTTCCCGGCGCTTACGACGGGCGGCCGGGTCGAAGTGGTCAGGGACCTGCTGGCGCTGCTGGACGGTGACCCGCCGTGCTGGTCCGGCGGGCTGGTGTGCGCGATCCCCTCGGTACTGGCCAAGCTCACCGAGTACGGAGGGCTCGACCTGTCCGCCTCGGCGCTGTCGATGGCCGGCGAGGCGCTTCCCGTCTCCCTCGCCGAGCGCGTGCGCAAGACGATGCCCGGCACCCGGCTGCTCAACGTGTACGGGCCCACCGAGGCGACCGTGTACGCGACCGCGTGGGCCGACGGGTCCACACCGGACGGTGTCACGCCGCCGATCGGGCGGCCTCTCGGCCACGTACGCACCTATGTGCTCGACGGGTCGCTGCAGCCGGTGGAGCCGGGCAGGCCCGGCGAGCTCTACCTGGCGGGTGCGGGGCTGGCACGCGGCTATCTGCGCCGGCCGGGACTGAGCGCCGAACACTTCGTGGCTGACCCGTTCGGCCCGCCCGGCGAGCGCATGTACCGCACCGGTGATCTCGTGCGATGGCTGGAGGACGGGCAGCTCGACTTCCTCGGGCGGATCGACGGACAGGTCAAGTTCCGTGGATTCCGCATCGAGTTGGGTGAAGTCGAATCCGTGCTCGGCCGCCACGACGGGGTGGCCGAGGCGGTGTGCGCAGTGCGCGAGGACACCGAGGGCGAGCAGAGGCTGACTGCCTACGTCGTGCCGTCCGCGGACGGGAGCGGGAACGCTGAGCCCGAGGCGCTGCGGGAGTGGCTCGCCGAACGGCTTCCGGCGTACCTCGTCCCCGGCGCCGTCACGGTGCTCACGGAGCTGCCCCGTACGCCCAGCGGCAAGCTCGACCGCGAGGCGCTGCCCGTGCCGGGCCCGCTCTCCGGCGCGGCCGAGCGAGCTGTACGGCCCGAGCAGCCCGAGCCCGAGTTCGCGCCCGCCCCACCGACGGAGCCCGTGGCCCCCGCCGAGGCCTCCGCCCCGGCGGAAGCCCCCGCCTCCGCCGACGCGCCCATGCCTCCGGCGGCGCCGGAGACCGCAGCCGCGCCGCCCGCCGAGCCCGCCGCCGCGGCCCCCGCTGCTGTGACGGAACCCGTCGCCGCGACGGAACCCGCCGAGTCACGCGAGGACGTCGTCGCCGACGTCTTCGCCTCGGTGCTGCGGCTTCCCGAAGTCGCCCCGGACGACAGCTTCTTCGACCTCGGCGGCGACAGCATCGTCTCCATCCAGCTGGTGAGCCAGCTGCGGAAGGCGGGGCTGGTGCTCACCCCGCAGGACGTCTTCGAGCACAAGACCGTCAGGGCACTCGCGTCCGTGGCGCGCGAGACCGGGCGGGGTGCGGACGGCGGCGAGACCACGTCCGGCGTCGGCGAGGTGCCGCTCACCCCGATCGTGCACTGGCTGCGCGAACTCGACGGCCCCGTCGACGGGTTCCACCAGGCCGTCCTGCTCCAGGTGCCCGGCGGTCTGCGCCAGGACGTACTGACGAAGGCCGTACAAGTCCTCTTCGACCACCACGACGCACTGCGGCTGCGACTGGAGACGTCCGGCAAGGAGTGGCGGCTCGTGGTGCGCCCGCCCGGCTCGGTGCCCGCGGCCTCCTGCATACGCCGCATCGACGTCCCGGAATCGGGCGGCGACCTGGCCGGCGCGATCGGCCGGGAGGCGGCCAGGGCCAAGGAGGAACTGGACGTCCAGGCAGGCACGATGGTGCGGGTCCTGTGGTTCGACGCCGGAGCGGAGGCACCCGGCCGGCTGATGTTCATGGGACACCACCTGTCCGTCGACGGAGTGTCCTGGCGCATCATCGTGCCCGACCTGTCCTCCGCGTACGAGGCCCTGGAATCCGGCAGGGAGCCCCGGCTCCAGCCCGTCGAGACCCCGCTCCGGCACTGGGGACGTGCCCTGTCCGCGCAGGCGAAGGAGGAGCAACGCCTCGCCGAACTGCCGCTGTGGACCGGGATGCTCGCCACGCACGGGCCGCAGCTCGCGAACCGTCCGCTCGATCCTGCGCGCGACACCACGGGCCGCGCGCGTTCACATGTGCTGACGTACGGGGCGGAGCGCGCCCGGCACCTCTTCACCACCATCCCGTCGGCGTTCCACTGCGAGATCAACGACGTCCTGCTCACCGCTCTCGCGCTTGCCGTGCGGCGCTGCCTCGGCACCGAAGGCGAGAGCGACGTGCTCATCGACGTGGAGGGCCACGGCCGTGAGCCCGTCGTACCGGGCGCCGATCTCTCCCGAACCGTCGGCTGGTTCACCAGCATGTATCCGGTGCGGCTCGCGCCCGGCACGGTGGCTCCGCGCGACGGGCAGGGTTACTTGCAGGAGCTGGGGCGTGCCCTGCGGCGCGTCAAGGAGCAGCTGCGCGCCATCCCGGACAAGGGCATCGGCTTCGGCCTGCTGCGTTATCTGAACCCGGAGACGTCGGCGGCGCTCGCCGCCGCGCCCCCCAGGCACATCGGGTTCAACTACTTCGGGCGGTTCCTGCTGCCCGCCGCGGAGGGCGAGCGCGACTGGGCGCCGGCACCGGAGACCGCGATGAGCGCCGGAGCGGACGCGGACATGCCGCTGACGCACCCGCTCTCCATCAACGCGCTGACGCAGGACGCCGAGGACGGCACCGAACTGGCCGTGTCGTTCGTGTGGCCGGAGGGCGTCGTCGACGACGAGGCCGTACGGGCCCTGGCGGACGCCTGGTTCGAGATCCTCGACTCGCTCGCCGAGTACGCGGCGCAGCCCGGCGCCGGCGGACGCACACCCTCGGACTTCCCGCTGGTGAGCCTCGACCAGGACGAGATCGACGAGCTGGAGGATGCACACCCGGACCTTGAGGAGATCCTTCCGCTCTCCCCGCTGCAGCAGGGCATGCTCTACCACGTGCTGCTGGGCGCACTCGCCGACGACGGCGACGACGGCGAGCACGGAGACTCCGCTGACGAGACGAGGAACAACCTCTACACGGTGCAGCTGGCGCTCGACCTGGAGGGCACCCTGGACGCCCGGCTGATGCGGGACGCCGCCCAGGCGCTGCTGCAGCGTCACGGCAATCTGCGCGCGGCCTTCGTGCACGACGGCATGCGCCAGCCCGTACAGGTGATCTGCGGCGATGCCGAACTCCCCTGGCGGGTGGCGGACTTGAGCGGCTTCACGGGGGAGCGGCTGGAGACGGAGTCGCATCGGATGATGCGCTCCGAGCGTGGCCGCCCCTTCGATCCGGCACGCCCGCCGATGGTGCGCATGATGCTGCTCACGACCGGCGTGAACCGCTGGAAGCTGGTGATGACCACGCATCACATCCTGCTGGACGGCTGGTCGTTGCCCGTCCTCGTGCGGGAGCTGTTCGCGCTCTACCGCAAGGCCGTCGGCGCAACAGGTGGCGGCGACGAGGACCTGCCGGCGATCAGGCCGTTCCGCGAATACCTCGCCTGGCTGGAGAACGTCGAGGGGGACGAGGCGGAAGCCGCGTGGCGTGACGCGCTGTCGGGCCTGGCCACCACCACGCGGCTCGCCCCGGAGGAGGACGGCCGGCAGCCGCTGCCCGCGGCACACGTGGCCGTCGAACTGACCGAGGAGACCACGACGGCGCTGGTCGAGATGGCCCGCCGCCACGGAGTCACGCTCAACACGGTTCTGCAGACGTGCTGGGGAGTGCTGCTGGGCCTGGAGACGGGCAACGAGGACGTGGTCTTCGGGTCCGTGGTCTCGGGCCGGCCTGCCGAACTCCCGGGCGTGGAGACGATGGTGGGGCTGTTCATCAACACCGTCCCGACCCGGGTGCGGATGGTCCCGGACGAGTCGCTGGGCACGCTGCTCGTACGGATCCAGCAGGAGCAGACCCGGCTGATGCCGTACCACCACATCGGCCTCGGCGAGATCCGCGGCATCACGAACATGGGCGACATGTTCGACACCGTGATGGCCTTCGAGAACTACCCCGTCGACGGCGTGACGGCGCAGCCGGCACCCGGGCTCACGCTCGCCGGCGCCTCCGGAGACGACGCCCCGCACTATCCGCTCGGCCTCATCGTCTCCGCACGGGGCGAACGCCTCTTCCTGCGCCTGGACTACCGTCCGCACCTTCTCCAGCGGGACCGGGTGGAGGCACTCTCCAGCCGCTTCGTGCAGTTGCTCACGACCGCGGCACACGACCCGGCGAGGCGCGTCGGCGACGCCGGGTCGGGAGACGGAGACGCGGCAGGCGCCGCCGCGCCCGTCGGAGCCGCCACGGGCGTGTCCACGGCCTCCGGCGGGCAGCAGGGCGAGCAGCCGAAGGCTGATCCGGAGCATCCGGAGCATCAGGAGCAGGGCCGGGAGCACGCCGCCAGCGGAATAGGGGTGCTGCTGCCGCTGCGCGACTCCGGCGGCCGGCCGCCGCTGTTCTGCGTACACCCGGCGGCCGGCATCGCCTGGTCGTACGCGGGACTCACCACGTCCCTCGGGGCCGGACAGCCCGTCTACGGGCTCCAGGCACGCGGTCTCGACGGTACGGAGGTGCTGCCGGCCACGATCGGGGAGATGGCGGCGGACTACCTGGCACAGGTGCGCGAGGTGCAGCCGTCCGGCCCGTACCACCTGCTGGGCTGGTCCTTCGGCGGGCTGGTGGCCCACGAGATGGCCGTGCAGCTGCAGAAGAGCGGTGAGCGGGTCGGACTGCTGTCGGTGCTCGACGCCTTCCCCTCGGGACCGGAGGGCGCCTCCGGTGCGCAGACGGCGTCCGGCGCCGGGACACCCGAGGCGGCGGAACCGCCGGCGGACGGCGGCGTGGGCACGGTCCTGGGGCTGCTGCTGGAGTTCTTCGGCTACGACCCGGCCGCGTGGGCCGGTGAGACGCTCACATACCCGAGGTTCCTGGAGATCGCGCGGGACCGCACCGGGCTGCTGGCCACGTTCGACGAGTCGAGGGTCGCCGCGATCTGCCGGATCTTCCTCAACAACGGCACGCTCTCCCGTGCGCACACGCCTGGCCGGTTCGCCGGCGACGCGCTCGTCTTCGCCGCGCAGGAGACCGACGCCCAGCTCGCCTCGGAGCTGTGGCTGCCATATCTGGACGGCGGCAAGCCCGAGGTGCGGACCGTCGGCCACTCGCACGGCGAGATGGGACGCCCGGACGCGCTGGGCGAGATCGGCAAGGTGCTGCTGCCGCGCCTCCAGGGTGACGGTGACGAGACCACGCCCGGTGCCACGCCGTGA
- a CDS encoding 3-hydroxyacyl-CoA dehydrogenase family protein: MGERKDIEPAAPEGPVVGVVGAGTMGAGVAQCFAQAGHRVVVVDPDAEARRGGAARLRAGLRLKSLLRGGQTGGARQRNAPRDGGGDAAGPARPGQRAEPSGPAAAVRLVEFSAELSDLAQASFVVECAREREPLKEEILRALDELCPQETVFASCTSAIPVARLGSFTGRPDRVVGTHFMNPAPLKDAVEVARSPHTSEDTLARTLRLLEGIGKKPLVVGDGPGFVTNRVLMLTVNEAAYVLHEGTADAETVDRVFQECFGHPMGPLRTGDLIGLDTVVDTLDVLREHTGDERFQPCPLLAKLVADGSVGRKAGRGFHTYPSSPLVPRGETSHG; the protein is encoded by the coding sequence GTGGGCGAACGCAAGGACATCGAGCCGGCAGCACCGGAAGGCCCGGTTGTGGGGGTCGTCGGCGCCGGCACCATGGGCGCCGGAGTGGCCCAGTGCTTCGCACAGGCCGGCCATCGCGTCGTGGTCGTCGACCCCGACGCGGAGGCGCGCCGGGGCGGTGCGGCGAGGCTGCGGGCAGGGCTGCGGCTGAAGAGCCTGCTGCGCGGCGGACAGACCGGCGGTGCGCGGCAGCGGAACGCTCCTCGGGACGGCGGCGGCGACGCGGCAGGACCGGCACGTCCCGGTCAGCGGGCGGAGCCGAGCGGCCCCGCCGCCGCGGTGCGGCTCGTGGAGTTCTCCGCGGAGCTGTCCGATCTGGCGCAGGCGTCCTTCGTCGTCGAGTGCGCGCGCGAGCGGGAGCCGCTCAAGGAGGAGATCCTGCGGGCCCTCGACGAGCTGTGCCCGCAGGAGACGGTCTTCGCGTCGTGCACGTCGGCCATCCCCGTCGCCCGTCTCGGGTCCTTCACCGGCCGTCCCGACCGGGTCGTCGGCACGCACTTCATGAACCCCGCACCGCTCAAGGACGCCGTAGAGGTGGCGCGTTCACCGCACACGAGCGAAGACACCCTCGCGCGCACGCTGCGCCTCCTGGAGGGCATCGGCAAGAAGCCCCTCGTCGTGGGCGACGGACCCGGGTTTGTGACCAACCGTGTCCTGATGCTGACCGTCAACGAGGCGGCGTACGTGCTCCACGAGGGAACCGCGGACGCCGAGACCGTCGACCGCGTCTTCCAGGAGTGCTTCGGCCACCCGATGGGGCCGCTGCGCACCGGCGACCTCATCGGACTCGACACCGTCGTCGACACCCTCGACGTGCTCCGGGAGCACACCGGCGACGAACGCTTCCAGCCGTGCCCCCTGCTGGCGAAGCTCGTCGCCGACGGCAGCGTCGGCCGCAAGGCCGGCCGGGGTTTCCACACCTATCCCAGCAGCCCGCTCGTCCCACGGGGAGAAACCAGCCATGGCTGA